A DNA window from Drosophila virilis strain 15010-1051.87 chromosome 4, Dvir_AGI_RSII-ME, whole genome shotgun sequence contains the following coding sequences:
- the LOC6627517 gene encoding adhesion G-protein coupled receptor G2, translated as MCACRLLWLLLGIVSGSAQLLECPPTSFVHAYEASTGLITFANYLPATAINEFALPRRLCVERSGLPLVRRCLANQQWEKLENITCQLEQATNGQSQRLNDLQFDLAEGVSSRSAGMNFPLNIMKNISNIIGQNNHQIQPVDVLNVNKIIMEVAKEPKSWALCTEMIGLYNNLMATNSSVLELSARLNATNNLLYSFEDYTNGLAQQMVSGANCNQRLPMAMPKHLVDVKVHNGVQVLIGGNLSVFYLLPECNHFTGIAIYSKAAAGREGCQHHRFWYRFLYANQSLEALRAEPGLQAATYVTHQLWQAMRRTGVNYLVFKIYANSALFVDAATASAKATPVSHVLSINIPQASKNLAHPLVFLLRNENYENANRNRSQIDDYCGYWNYDTWQTNGITTNTNSLPDNPIVVCHTNHLTQFAFLVGASCKQQNCAYDEVPEEAKRSESLLDIVTAVGCGLSLFGLLGIWLTAAISRKWRALSSTKLLLNMCLALSLLFGLMLLLYVNEWFWLYSFDQSRSACIALGALFQYSVLLLFSWMLLIGYLQYQRHVTVLVARPEHIVLRVAVIAWLLPLLPTLLLVSLSPAAFSPVRSGDIASVCYPSGSGLVYGVLLPIGLVLMANVLTFACIFYRVARLEDRNGQLIWLQLRLFVMLFFLLGLTWIFGICSYFRLGLAVTFIFCMSASLQGFVLFLYFVLFNKVARSAWLQLLLGKQQAVSIQLTGRSPG; from the exons ATGTGCGCGTGTCGCCTGCTGTGGCTGCTTCTGGGCATCGTGTCGGGCAGCGCGCAGCTGCTGGAATGTCCGCCCACCAGTTTTGTGCATGCCTACGAGGCGAGCACTGGACTAATCACCTTTGCCAACTATTTGCCAGCGACGGCCATCAACGAATTCGCCCTGCCCAGGCGTCTGTGCGTGGAGCGCAGCGGTCTGCCGTTGGTGCGACGTTGCCTCGCGAATCAACAGTGGGAGAAGCTGGAGAACATCACCTGCCAGCTGGAGCAGGCCACCAATGGGCAGAGCCAAAGGCTGAACGATTTGCAGTTCGATCTGGCCGAAGGAGTCTCCTCTCGTAGCGCTGGGATGAACTTCCCGCTGAACATAATGAAGAACATAAGCAACATAATCGGACAGAACAATCATCAAATCCAGCCTGTTGATGTGCTGAAtgttaacaaaataattatggaaGTGGCCAAGGAGCCCAAGAGCTGGGCGCTCTGCACCGAAATGATCGGACTGTATAACAATTTAATGGCCACCAATAGCTCCGTGCTGGAGCTCTCGGCACGCCTGAATGCCACCAACAATCTACTCTACAGTTTCGAGGACTATACGAATGGCTTGGCGCAGCAAATGGTCTCGGGGGCGAACTGCAATCAACGCCTGCCAATGGCGATGCCCAAGCATCTGGTGGACGTGAAAGTGCATAATGGTGTACAGGTACTCATCGGCGGCAATCTGAGCGTCTTCTACTTGTTGCCCGAATGCAATCACTTCACAGGCATTGCCATCTACTCGAAGGCAGCAGCTGGACGCGAGGGCTGCCAGCATCATCGGTTCTGGTATCGTTTTCTGTACGCCAATCAGAGTCTGGAGGCGCTCAGGGCGGAGCCGGGTCTCCAGGCAGCCACATATGTGACGCATCAGCTATGGCAAGCCATGCGACGCACTGGAGTCAACTATCTGGTCTTCAAGATCTATGCCAACAGTGCGCTCTTTGTCGACGCCGCCACGGCGAGTGCGAAGGCCACGCCAGTCAGCCACGTGCTCTCCATAAACATACCCCAAGCTTCGA AAAACTTGGCCCATCCGCTGGTTTTTCTACTGCGCAACGAGAACTACGAGAATGCGAATAGGAACAGGAGTCAAATAGATGACTATTGCGGTTACTGGAACTACGATACATGGCAAACGAATGGCATTACTACGAATACAAATAGCTTGCCCGACAATCCGATCGTTGTGTGCCATACGAACCACTTGACACAGTTCGCCTTCCTGGTGGGCGCCAGCTGCAAGCAGCAAAATTGCGCCTACGACGAGGTTCCGGAGGAGGCCAAACGCAGCGAGTCCTTGCTGGATATTGTCACAGCGGTCGGCTGTGGTCTCTCGCTGTTCGGCTTGCTGGGCATTTGGTTGACGGCAGCCATTTCCCGAAAGTGGCGTGCCCTGAGTTCCACGAAGCTGCTGCTAAACATGTGCCTGGCCCTGTCCCTGCTCTTTGGCctcatgctgctgctgtatgtGAACGAATGGTTCTGGCTTTACTCCTTCGACCAGAGCCGCAGCGCCTGCATTGCTCTGGGCGCACTCTTCCAGTACTCGGTGCTGTTGCTCTTCAGCTGGATGCTGCTCATTGGCTACCTGCAATACCAGCGGCATGTCACAGTTCTGGTGGCCAGACCGGAGCATATTGTGCTGCGTGTGGCTGTCATTGcctggctgctgccgctgttgcccACCTTGCTGCTGGTTAGCCTTAGCCCCGCAGCATTCAGTCCAGTTAGGTCGGGCGACATAGCATCTGTGTGTTATCCGTCCGGTTCCGGTTTGGTCTATGGCGTACTGCTGCCCATTGGGCTGGTGCTTATGGCCAATGTCTTGACGTTTGCATGCATCTTCTATAGGGTGGCACGTCTGGAGGATCGCAACGGGCAGCTAATTTGGTTGCAGCTGCGCCTCTTTGTGATGCTCTTTTTTCTGCTCGGCCTGACTTGGATCTTTGGCATTTGCTCCTACTTTCGTTTGGGCCTGGCTGTTACGTTTATATTCTGCATGTCGGCCTCATTGCAGGGATTTGTGCTCTTTTTGTACTTTGTTCTATTTAACAAGGTAGCCAGATCTGCTTGGCTTCAATTGCTGCTTGGAAAACAACAAGCTGTTAGCATTCAACTAACAGGAAGATCTCCGGGTTAG